A genomic segment from Gadus morhua chromosome 4, gadMor3.0, whole genome shotgun sequence encodes:
- the LOC115543077 gene encoding actin-related protein 3, producing MAGRLPACVVDCGTGYTKIGYAGNTEPQFIIPSCIAIKESAKVGDQAQRRMMKGVDDLDFFIGDEAIEKPSYSTKWPIRHGIVEDWDLMERYMEQVIFKYLRAEPEDHYFLLTEPPLNTPENREYTAEIMFESFNVPGLYIAVQAVLALAASWTSRQVGERTLTGTVIDSGDGVTHVIPVAEGYVIGSCIKHIPIAGRDITYFTQQLLRDREVGIPPEQSLETAKAVKERYSYVCPDVVKEFNKYDTDGSKWIKQYTGINAITKKEFTIDVGYERFLGPEIFFHPEFANPDFTQPISEVVDEVIQNCPIDVRRPLYKNVVLSGGSTMFRDFGRRLQRDLKRSVDQRLKISEELSGGKIKPKPIDVQVVTHHMQRYAVWFGGSMLASTPEFYQVCHTKKDYEEIGPSICRHNPVFGVMS from the exons ATGGCTGGTCGATTACCGGCGTGTGTTGTGGACTGTGGAACGGG ATACACAAAGATCGGCTATGCAGGAAACACGGAACCCCAGTTCATCATACCGTCAT GCATCGCCATCAAAGAGTCTGCTAAAGTGGGGGACCAGGCCCAGCGGAGGATGATGAAGGGGGTGGACGACCTGGACTTCTTCATCGGCGACGAGGCCATCGAGAAACCGTCATACTCCACGAAG TGGCCAATCCGCCACGGCATCGTGGAGGACTGGGATCTGATGGAGCGCTACATGGAGCAGGTCATCTTCAAGTATCTGCGGGCGGAGCCTGAAGACCACTACTTCCTCCTG acagAGCCTCCTCTGAACACCCCAGAGAACAGGGAGTACACGGCAGAGATCATGTTCGAGTCCTTCAACGTGCCGGGCCTCTACATCGCTGTGCAG GCTGTTCTGGCGCTGGCTGCTTCCTGGACGTCCAGGCAGGTCGGGGAGAGGACGCTCACCGGGACCGTGATTGACAGTGGCGATGGAGTCACCCACGTCATCCCTGTG GCCGAGGGCTACGTGATTGGCAGCTGTATAAAGCACATCCCCATCGCTGGCCGCGACATCACCTACTTCACCCAGCAGCTCCTGAGGGACCGAGAAGTGGGGATCCCCCCGGAGCAGTCCCTGGAGACCGCCAAGGCAGTGAAG gaGCGCTACAGCTACGTGTGTCCCGACGTGGTGAAGGAGTTCAACAAGTACGACACGGACGGCTCCAAGTGGATCAAGCAGTACACGGGCATCAACGCCATCACCAAGAAGGAGTTCACCATCGACGTGGGCTACGAGCGCTTCCTGGGGCCCGAGATCTTCTTCCACCCCGAA TTTGCGAACCCCGACTTCACCCAGCCTATCTCGGAGGTGGTGGACGAGGTCATCCAGAACTGTCCCATTGACGTCCGACGCCCGCTCTACAAG AACGTGGTTCTGTCCGGGGGGTCCACCATGTTCCGGGACTTTGGCCGACGTCTCCAGCGGGACCTGAAGAGGTCCGTGGACCAGCGCCTCAAGATCAGCGAGGAGCTGAGCGGGGGAAAGATTAAG CCCAAGCCCATCGACGTGCAGGTGGTCACTCATCACATGCAGAGATACGCCGTGTGGTTCGGTGGCTCCATGCTCGCTTCTACC CCTGAGTTTTACCAAGTGTGCCACACCAAGAAGGACTACGAGGAGATCGGGCCAAGCATTTGCCGCCACAACCCCGTGTTCGGAGTGATGTCATAG